A DNA window from Calliphora vicina chromosome 1, idCalVici1.1, whole genome shotgun sequence contains the following coding sequences:
- the LOC135963658 gene encoding myophilin, protein MAPRNKEQEQEVLNWIFEVLGEKVPSGHYEDILKDGIVLCKLINKMAPGSVKKIQERGTNFQLMENIQRFQAAIKKYGVPEEEIFQTADLFERRNIPQVTLCLYSLGRTTQHHPEYTGPSLGPKMAEKNERTFTEEQLRAHNAELNLQMGFNKGASQSGHGGFGNTRHM, encoded by the exons CCCCGCAACAAGGAACAAGAACAAGAAGTTTTGAACTGGATCTTCGAAGTTTTGGGCGAAAAAGTACCCTCAGGACACTATGAAGATATCTTGAAGGACGGTATTGTCTTGTGCAAATTGATCAACAAGATGGCTCCCGGCTCTGTAAAGAAAATCCAGGAACGTGGTACCAACTTCCAGTTGATGGAAAACATTCAAAGATTCCAAGCTGCCATTAAGAAATACGGTGTACCAGAAGAGGAAATCTTCCAAACTGCTGATCTCTTTGAGCGTCGTAATATTCCACAAGTAACCTTGTGCCTGTACTCTTTGGGACGTACC ACCCAACACCATCCCGAATATACTGGCCCCTCTTTGGGTCCCAAAATGGCTGAGAAGAACGAGCGCACCTTCACCGAAGAACAATTGCGTGCCCACAATGCTGAACTCAACTTGCAAATGGGCTTCAACAAGGGTGCTTCCCAGTCTGGCCATGGTGGTTTCGGCAACACTCGCCACATGTAA